In the Candidatus Hydrogenedentota bacterium genome, one interval contains:
- a CDS encoding winged helix-turn-helix domain-containing protein, with the protein MTTSVHRFAAFELDRDCRALRLKGREVSLQPLIFDLLWHLVENQDRVVSKEELLDTLWSGVIVTESSLQRAVSLARAALQQGGLGEAIRNYARRGYRFHIDALEPVTDATPHDATPHDATPHDATPHETSATTGADRCFAHAQWKAAMQGFAEADRVAPLDAESLERWANAALYAGDLASAVLPLERAAVSYSSRGEHEAAARVTIGLARIQLESLNVAVAQGCLRRATRLLSGLPRGEQHGFLAWMTARLYLNNGDLPEAIRYALEARDIGRALQNTDIETMGLLLWGIGL; encoded by the coding sequence ATGACAACAAGCGTCCACCGTTTCGCGGCTTTCGAACTCGATAGAGACTGCCGAGCCTTGCGACTCAAGGGTCGCGAAGTTTCCTTGCAGCCCCTGATTTTTGACTTGCTCTGGCATCTCGTCGAAAACCAGGATCGGGTTGTGAGCAAGGAGGAACTGCTCGACACCCTGTGGTCCGGTGTGATCGTCACGGAGAGTTCCTTGCAACGAGCGGTCAGTCTGGCGCGAGCGGCCTTGCAGCAGGGCGGACTGGGAGAAGCGATCCGCAACTACGCGCGGCGAGGATACCGCTTCCATATCGACGCTCTAGAACCGGTGACTGATGCTACCCCGCACGATGCCACCCCGCACGATGCCACCCCGCACGATGCCACCCCGCACGAGACCTCTGCGACCACCGGGGCGGACCGCTGCTTCGCCCACGCCCAGTGGAAAGCTGCCATGCAAGGCTTCGCCGAGGCGGATCGCGTGGCGCCGCTGGACGCGGAATCGCTCGAACGTTGGGCCAACGCCGCCCTGTACGCAGGCGATCTAGCGAGCGCCGTGCTCCCCTTGGAGCGCGCCGCCGTTTCCTATTCCAGCCGGGGCGAGCATGAGGCGGCTGCCCGGGTCACGATCGGCTTGGCACGCATCCAACTTGAGTCATTGAATGTGGCGGTGGCGCAAGGCTGTCTGCGTCGCGCGACGCGTTTGCTAAGCGGACTACCCCGTGGCGAACAGCATGGCTTCCTGGCGTGGATGACGGCGCGACTATATTTGAATAACGGTGACTTGCCCGAGGCCATCCGATACGCTCTGGAAGCTCGCGACATCGGACGTGCGTTACAAAATACGGATATCGAGACCATGGGCCTTCTGTTATGGGGCATCGGGCTGC